From the Selenomonas sp. oral taxon 920 genome, the window CGGCACGCATTCGATGCATTCGAGGAGATCTTTACGGGACAGAACTGGGAAGAACTCGGCGTGCTGCCCGCCGAGGGGAAGGCGAAGCTGCGCGTCTATCGGCGTGCAGCAGAGATTCGCTAGCGGGGAAGGAGCAATGCGATCAGCTTTCTGCGCCTTTTTTATCGTTGTCCTTGAATGAACCCACAGAATAGTGTATGATAAGAGAGGAATATTTAGGAGAGTTCTCTAAGAAAGAGGGATTGTCATGATGAAAATTAGCAAACTCAGTCTTGCTGCAGCAGCATTTGCCGCATCGTCCATGCTCATTGCGGGCTGCGGCAGCAGCGCAAAGGTGGCAGAGCGTGCACCGGCTCCCGGAGCGTGGCAGAGTGTGGGAGATCCGCAGAATGTCATCACAAAGGAGAATTTTGACAGTCTTTCGACGGGCCTGAGCCTCAGCGATATGGAGGGCCTGTACGGCAAGGCGACATTGCTTCAGCAGAGTATTGTGGACGGTGTTTACAGCTCCACCTATCGTTTCCAGGACGGACCCAAGATTGTGGATGTGACCTTTACCCATGAGAACTGTCTGAACAATCCGCTCAGCCGTCCCCAAATTACCGATATGGAGTTCACGGAGATGCCGATGGTGGCACAGCGTGTTGTAAAATAATATTGAACTGCACGCCGCTCTTTGCTATAATGGGAGCGTTCGGTTGACCGAAAGGTCTGATAGAAAAGGAGATTACATTCATGATCAAATTGCAGCAGAAGCAGGTTAAGATTATCAGCATTCTCATCGCTGTTGTCTTCGTCGGCTCGGTGGTTGCACTTGCTCTCACGCAGAGCGGTTCGGGCATCGCTTCGGCGGCGACGTCCTCCGTCGGCGTTGTGGACTATCGTCAGGTCGGCAGTCAGCACCCGCAGCTCGCAGCGGCAAATGCAGAGATGCAGAAGGCTACGCAGGAGGCACAGGCAGATTTTGAAGCGAAATCTGCGAATATGAACGATCAGGAGAAGGCGGACTACTCCCAGCAGACGATGATGCGTCTCCAGCAGAAGAATGAGGAACTGATGGAACCCATCGAGAAGAGCATTCAGGACGCAGTCCAGAGTGTCGCTGAGAAGAAGGGGCTCTCCGTCGTCATTGAGAAGGGCGCTGTGGTCTACGGCGGACAGGATATCACGCAGGATGTCGTCAAACAGCTGAGCAAGTAATCTGGCAGAGATGCGCATATGTACCGGGCAGAGCGCTGCTCGGTACATTTTTATAAGTGGGGGAGGACGGCTCTGTGCAAAAACTTTGGCAGACGAAACGCAGAGAAATTCTCGCAGGCGGCGTATGTCTCCTGCTCCTCCTTGCAGCGTCCCTTCTTCTCGTACCGGGGCGTCAGACGCCGCAGGCGGAGAGCGA encodes:
- a CDS encoding OmpH family outer membrane protein, which encodes MIKLQQKQVKIISILIAVVFVGSVVALALTQSGSGIASAATSSVGVVDYRQVGSQHPQLAAANAEMQKATQEAQADFEAKSANMNDQEKADYSQQTMMRLQQKNEELMEPIEKSIQDAVQSVAEKKGLSVVIEKGAVVYGGQDITQDVVKQLSK